CTCTCGCCGGTCTGATTCTTTGGAACTGCGAGTCCAAGACTCCTCCTATGGAGTATATGCCTGACATGGCGGATTCTCCAGCAAGAGAGGCTCAGGAAGCGGATCCGAATTTCCCGAATAACACGGCGCTTCGTTTGCCGCCTGCGGGAGCGGTTCCTGTAGGATATTATCCTTACGAATACAGAGGCTTGGGAGTGGATCAACTTCCGAATAAGGGACTTGCGAATCCGATTAAAGGTGATCTAGCTAACTTGAAACGGGGAGAGGATAAATACCAAACGTATTGCAGTCCTTGCCACGGAGTTAGAGGGGCCGGAAACGGAACCGTAGTAGGACCTTATCCGCGCTTCAACGCGGTTCAGGCGGACCAAAGCCCAATGGCGGCTCTAACTTCCGCAACTGCGAACGCTTACTCGGACGGTCAGATCTACCACATCATCACGGACGGAAAAGGAAGAAT
The sequence above is a segment of the Leptospira wolffii serovar Khorat str. Khorat-H2 genome. Coding sequences within it:
- a CDS encoding c-type cytochrome encodes the protein MKRIFALSLAGLILWNCESKTPPMEYMPDMADSPAREAQEADPNFPNNTALRLPPAGAVPVGYYPYEYRGLGVDQLPNKGLANPIKGDLANLKRGEDKYQTYCSPCHGVRGAGNGTVVGPYPRFNAVQADQSPMAALTSATANAYSDGQIYHIITDGKGRMNSYASQILPDDRWKIILYVRKLQEYDNKGTK